TTGTCtataataaatctatttaaactTGCCATCACCGTACGTGTGTTATCGTGTTATTTCATAGAATTGCAATTTCGATAAATGCAACGAATTATTCCGATAATATTTGTCAACCGTtactgtaatattttgtatatatatgtagggTATGAAGTCATTTGGGCAAGTCACTGACCAGGTGGCCACCATGATTCTTCTGTTTATAACAACGATTTTATATGTAAGTACACTTTAAGATTACATTAGTACTAagtatattgaattaaatcaatgtaattataataatatattgtattctaagtaacattaatatatattactagctgacccgtcaaacgtcgttttgccatgtatattatttctaggagaattttttttgttcaataaaaataactatctactataataaataataggggttgatcgtgaaaattaagggctgtatgtatttttgtaccataaaaaaccaaaatattttatctaaaaaataaaaatttaggggtggacccttaacatttagattgatagtagccgattctcagacttactgaatatgcataaataaattcataagaatcggtcgaaccgtttcggaggagtatgggaacgaacattgtgacacgagaattttatttattagattatatttaattaacattactATACTATTTTTGATGTTCGTTTTTCAGGCACATGTGAATTGCCAGTACTATGCTTCGCCATACGTGGTTCAATCACCATCTTACGGGTGCAGCTGCTGCTCACCACCAGTCACCTTACAGGCGCCACCGTCTCCCCCTATCTACGTGTCCCTTCCCGCCCCATCTCCATTTACCGTTACCCCACCGCCACTCCCGCCAATGATGATAGAATTGCCAATGCCGCCACCGATAACGCTAACGCCACCCCCAGGGCCGCCAATGTGCATAACTCCGCCTGCATCGCCCCCTATAACGATAAACCCACCTCCATCTCCCCCATTAACAATCAACCCCCCACCATTACCACCTATGTGTGTAACACCGCCTCAGCAACCACCAGTATTTGTCACTCCACCGATTCCTCCGCCAATCTTCTTGGAACTACCGCTTCCTCCTGCATTTGTGATTGAGCTTCCTGCTCCCCCACCGATCGTAGTACAACCGCCCCCTTTGCCTCCTGTGATGGTTCAGCCGCCTCCGCTACCACCGATGCCCGTGCAACCGCCGCCGCCACCTCCAATGATGATAACACCTCCCAATCCGCCTCCAATATGTGTGCAACCACCTCCGCCAGGCCCTATAACCTTTCAACCTCCACCGCCGGAGCCGATGTATGTGCAACCGCCGTCTCCTTGTCCGATCAACGTGCAGCCACCTCCGCTGCCCCCAATCTGCGTCCAGCCCCCATCGCCACCACCCATGTGTATTCAACCACCACCACTAGAACCCTTCTGCCTGCAGCCGCCTCCTCCGGCACCTATCTGCTTCCAGTCTGGACCGCCTTGCTCGTGCGGTCAGCCCTTCTCAGCGCAACCGACGcctatatacttataaattacataaaacaacTGTTAATTAAGAATTGTaatacaatcaaaataaattattgatacacgatttcattatttttttcaaatccacTTCGCATTAAATCATTAAGTAATTGAATATTACTTAATCACAATTGGCTAAGTGAATATCAGTCactattaattagttttcaaGACACTTAACTACAACTGGAATCAACGTAATCTCCCATTACGATTCATAATGGACGGGTgttaaaaatgcattaaaagtgttaatatttaatacattagaCGTATGTGTTAAATTATTCTGTTAAATATAACCTGAAATAGTATAAACTTGTTTAAAGCTATTCGAGAGTATTAATCGTAATTGTCGTACTCGGTGTCGTTTAATACCAGTTAAAAGTTACGCGTTCATTagtcaaattcaaaaaataaacgGGTATGTTGTAGTTGCGTATATCTAAAGGACGATCCTTTAGATATACaatcataataaatactatCTCTGATACAATAGTGTAGTCAAATTGTAGACAATAATATGTCATGAGTAggaatattaaatttagtgtTGTGTTGCAGCATGGCGGGCTCCGGGGGGTCGGAGTGGAGCGAGGGCGCTGCGGTGTGGTTCCAGCCACCCGGGGCCTCTGCCCCATTGCCCGGAGAGCTTATTGAGATCCACCGAGCTGCCCGCGTCCTGCTCGTCAGCGCTATCGTCAATGGACAGGTAaagtaaacaattaaattactatggagatttacatttatttctatttgtaGAAGAACGTAGGTACTTTTAAAACCAAATAAGAAAGCggaatagttttataaatgataactttacgttataaagtattaaaaggGCTCGCAAGGCCGCCTCCGGAATGCTGATAGAGAGTGGCTGTTGTTGATACTTGATTCATCATTGATTAGCTATTTATATGCCGACACTGATTTTATGAAGTTTTTATTGCTCTTTGATATATGACTCAAATATGTACTATATATGAAAATGAGTTTTATGATTTGTATATActaatgattaaatattacaaattaaaattatgtttaaattcatGAATTTGCAAAGAGATGATTAACGAAAACAAGTCTCCGACCgagtgttataaaaaaatattctaaataatacCTTTTATAACTTTCTCCTTATGCATACCTGCCCtgcaattctgtaactcacttcacgaactcacacagcggttttcgcatcggcggtctctctcaaatcagtcgtgaagcagtcattttatgatttggcattctgataaacaataaagtacaagctcccaccttttcagaatgccaaatcataaaatgactgcttcacgactgatttgagagcgaccgccgatgcgaaaaccgctgtgtgagttcgtgaagtgagttacagaatcgcagggctgagctTACAGGGATTCCTGGATCACCCATTATTTTCGCCCTCTAGGCCAGACAAGCCCATTCTTCAATACGTATTGTTATTCAGGGTTGCGAACCCCAAACTTAACCAATAGGCGTAACTGTAGTTCTTTAATAAGTTATCTAACCTAACAAGTATGTAGTGAGAAATTTTCACCGTGTCATGcgcaatacaaaaattaaacgcAGCGCGTGTGATTTCTAACAATtgcttaaattatataacgtGAAGTGATAGTTATGAATGGGAATAGAAAACAATTCGTCAAAacgatatttaaaatttttaggcTCATACTTTCTGTTCAAATTGAAATGGTAGGAACCCAAAGGTCGTgtgttcgaatcacggctgtgtAACAATGAAATTATCTTTCTATGCGCGGTAGGGTGACGGAAAGCGTCTTTTGAGCAAAACGGCATACCTTCTAAAAAGCGTCAGTCTATGATTACCACAAAAGGCGTATCTACTTGTTATTATTAAGAGAAAtaattatcacgaaacagatatgTAGTAAAGGACCAAGGTAAAATAATCCTTCTAGTAATCaagtttatgaaataaaaattaacaatgtgtttattttgacAACAATGCATTAtaacaatgtgtaagatttgggaactcttttcagaaaaaatacctgtgtcagagatcccagctcttccataacaaacttatgttaaattaatccTAGAAACCAAGATATcaagaattataaaatataaaataaatcagtggcgctaaaacctcacttggcctcagatttctgaatctgtttcatgatcattttttaaatgtaataggcaagtaggtgatcagccttcagtgcctgacacacgccgtcgactttgtgggtctaagacatgtcggtttcctcacgatgttttccttcaccgttcgagcgaattttaaatgcgtacatagaaagaaagtctattgttgcacagccggggatcgaacctacgacctcaggtatgagtgtcgcacgctgaagccactaggcccaCACTgctcaaaaattataataaatcaaaaagaATTTAGAAGATCAATCCTCGctgtattaaaaacataactcACAAAATATCCGTCACTAACACAACTTATCGGGCCTTTAAAGTTTCtagaaagtttaaaaaatatatatgtacattaatCCAttgaataaaagtaatatataaaataaaacaatgtgtaaTAGAGGACATACCAACGTCTTGTTTCCTGTATACTTTGTAGGTTACGCAATTGATAGATATATAATCAGTAATAATATTCATCGTATATCGAGTCAGCCGTAAACGTATGGATAAATGGGGGTCACTTAACAGTATCGGAATAATCGTAGCACGCTGGTCGGTCGTGTCTTTCTAGTTTGCAAATTATCTAGTAGGACGGGTGCCTCGTCTATTATTTAGAAACATGTTTGCAAATACTCAGAATTTAGATGGATGTCGACGCATCTTTGGCTTAGTGATTAAGGTGTGTATAACCTGACAATCTTTTCGACTACAGTATATATACCCTATATATATAGAAGGCCCTATTGCCCTAAAAAGTATACTGTACAAATGAACTTTTTCTGTAATTTTAGCCGAgcttagttaattaatttaatgtatatttgaaAGATTGGGAATTGGGATCACGATCACGATAGGCGTATGTAAAAATAGCGAAAAACATATAACTAGCTCGTTTTAAACGGTagttaagaaaaagaaaggaGCGCGTCCAACCAGCAGTTAAATGCAAATCGGAGTGATCTCGATAGCGAATCTTCAGGTCACAGCTACAGATGGGCAGATATCATTGTTATGCGGAGTTATGTCAGATCATTACATGACGTCAGTTCCATCCCGCTGCTCACGCGCACCCCGCGTACACATGAAactatatagattaataataaacagataaaaaatagCTTTACATGAGAAATACTATATCATCGCGTGAATGCTGAGCCAATACAACTTCTTGATACGACGCGAACAAGACGCCTAAAGAGAACTAACtttttgttgtgttgtgaATATAAGTGCAGACCGTGCGGTGCCTGGGACACACGTTCATAATGAATTACAGAACTGGCTGTTAATGAacagtatatttattacttattagctttattattgtataggctagattgtaattcacatttattgactttatagttatttatttattagaagaatataaaagtcaataaacacgaatatattataaattaatttaaagtatattttaatttggcTAATTCGTTTCAAGGTATCGATATAGTATAACTGTCTTCAGTATATTCCCCAGAGGAGTGACTATATGCTTAATATAGttaccaatttaaaaataagagcTACTTACTAAGGTCTGAAGGAAAATTTATGTGATCCTAGTACTTGTAACGGCAAATTTAGAAGATTTCCCAGTGACAActcttattataaataactttctttacgtatatattgtttttaataaataaagaattttctaATTGTTCTCCTAGTTtgttaaaagttttttgtttcattcTGAAAATTATCTCTCTTTCCAGGCTCAAACATTCGCCCTGCAAATGAGCAATGGCGATGAGGAGGGTGACCCAGTATGGCCGAGGGAGGAGCTGGGTCCTACAGGCGTTGACGACATGACCCGCCTTCATGATTTGCACGAAGCTGCCCTGCTATGGAACCTGAAGCTTAGATACGAGCAGGGACTGATATATACATACGCTGGCTCCATTTTAGTAGCCGTAAACCCGTATCGACCTGTCGATGCTTTGTATGGCTTACAGACTGCCAGAAGGTAAAATCTCAAATTCTTACCCCCTAATtcataattcaattaattaggCTAATATATCCATTTATATTAAAGcagatataaaaatgttgttttagtatagaaattaaactaaaaaaaatattggttgtttgtaaagtaggtttacgatcgagatgtttacgtgataacgtcttattggtgatataagtttttgggaagtaaggaattaatgaagataacaattttttcaaattttaaattacatctatcgttttattcacacttttgatgataaatttcgggtgtaaaatgacaagtttacttattcgactatgatatacatttttcttcatacattcacggaatgactggcagcgctcgagatgagacgggagatcggtccgtctctctctcgttatacctgcgatcgcgctcgtgaggttttggtgtgacacaagtttctgaacatgtcacccgactaaaacgattttaaagacgttatcacgtcaaaaaatataaaataaataaaaaccttattCATGTCAGAAAtagttgtgacaaaattcatttatcgctagataacaattattcCGTTGTATACGgtgcatgtttaaaacatttttttaaagaaaaataagtcTTAGTGTTACCACTAGTCAAACACAAGTATAAGTACGTATTTGAGAGTTGTTATATACGTGCGCtgtctgtgttagtttttggaACCTCAGAGTCAAAATACGTAGTAAGGCCTCTGTAGATTCGACATCCAATTCGGCTATGTGTTTTGTGAGTTTGTATCTAGATAGTTTGACTACCTCAGAATCCATAGATTGGGAGATGTTATTTTAAAGGAAGGGGCCCCAAATGCAAataactgccttgcgattctgtaactcacttttcgaactctcacagcggtttttgcagcggcggtcgcgctcaaatcagtcgtgaagcagtcattttacgattaacaataaactacaagctccctcctcaTCAGAACAGAGTTGagagtgagttacagaatcgcaaggctgaagtTTTTAtaggaataataaaattgattagGGTTAGATgcgtgaaaaaaaaattgtatctattgttcttaatattaattgctaTTCTTCAGGTACAAGATtccaaattgttttatatttaaataaataagcctAATGAACGTAGGTGTATTGTGCGATTCTTCGATGCTTATACAATAACAGAAGCAACATCTAATTCCAACGTCATGATTATACATTTGCATAAGTTTTACTTGAATTTCTAGTTCGCGAGTATGTTTCTATGATAATGTAAATGTTTCGATAATAACATCGTGTTGGAATTAATCAGGTCGTAATCATTGCGTGTATGTAtcaatttgtaatataaattaacgatGAAGTAAGCATaggtaatattatattcatcgcattatttatatctgaataaaattgagtattgtaattatattttatttaagggATAATATAAGCACTcccaaaaatacaaatttttcacCTAGGTAACTGTACCTATTGTATtgtgtattgtttttaaaaggttttgtTTTCGACTGAATAAACACATACatcataatttgttttataattattataggcCATACagtattttctattaattaattatttataataatttcagataTCACGCAGCTGAAGCCCTGGGCGACTTGCCACCGCATCTGTTCGCCATAGCTGCTGCCGCACGTGCATCTCTACCTCAGCCTCAAGCCATATTGATATCCGGAGAGTCAGGAGCGGGGAAAACCGAGTCAACAAAATTAGCCGTCCAATTTCTCGCAGCAGTCGCCCCAGCACCCCCGGGGAGAGCGCCCGTATCTGAACAGATATTAGAAGCCGCGCCATTGTTGGAGGCCTTTGGCAACGCACGCACGCCAAAAAACCACAACTCTAGTCGCTTTGGAAAATTGCTTGAATTATACTTTAAGGATGGCGCTTTAGCCGGTGCCAGAGTTGctcattatttattagaaaaatcgCGAATAGTCACACAATCGCCCGGAGAACGAAATTATCATGTATTCTACGAACTCTTGGCTGGTTTGGATGAGGAACAGAGGAGATCTAGAGGTCTATTGTCAGCAGaacattatttctatttaaatcaaGGTGGAGATTCGGCTGGGGCCGGCGCGGGGGCTGATTGGTCCGCGCTTTGTGGTGCCATGCAAGTGTTGGGTATTGGCGATGCGGAGCGTGAGGATATAATAAGAGTACTAGCAGCTGTGTTACATTTAGGTAATGTTTACTTTCATAGACGACAACTTCGTCATGGTCAAGAGGGGGTGCAATTAGGGGGAGGTGCTGAAGTGCGATGGGCGGCGCACTTATTGAAGCTACCAGCAGAGGAACTGGCTAGAGCTTTAACTACTAGAGTAACAGCGGCTCGAGCAGAGAAAATGAGATCGCCGCTGCCGATAGACCAAGCATTAGATGCAAGAGATGCGTTTGCCAAAGCCCTGTATTCGTCGTTATTCAATTGGCTTGTGATGAGAATTAATTCAATAGTACATAGAGGGGGACTGCATGATGCACACCGAATATCTCTCCTAGACATCTTCGGCTTCGAAGACTTGGAAGAGAATTCGTTTGAACAACTTTGTATAAACTATGCCAATGAAACGCTGCAACATTACTTCAATAAGCATATATTTAAGTTAGAACAGCAAGAGTACCAAAAGGAAAGGCTTGAATGGTCTCATCTCACTTGGAATGATAATTCTCCAGGTAGGTGCTTACCAGTTCatgtattatttcatttattaaacgtcataattttttaaatatatgtgaaTATGTCGgggttttttaatatctattttcGAATCTGCTTAATTGTTTTCCAGTTATCCAACTTCTCAGCAAGAAACCGGTTGGTATTTTGCACCTGCTGGATGATGAGAGTAACTTCCCTCGAGCGTCGGATGTATCGTTCCTTGAGAAATGCCATTACAACCATGCTTTAAACGAGCTTTACTCTCGGCCCCGATTAGGAGCCAACGAATTTGGGGTAACTACgaaactattaaattaatgcaaAAGCATATGGTAGTGTGTGTGTGATTTTGAACACTTTGTGATTCGCTAATCATTCAATCACCAACCATTCCAGGTTAAACATTATGCAGGACAAGTTTGGTATAATGTGGACGGGTTCTTAGACAAAAACCGAGATGCTCTTCGTGGTGACGTCTTGGAACTCCTGTGCAGCAGCGAGGTGCCCCTTGTGGCTGAAATGTCTGCCCAGTTGAGGGCCCACCATGACGCAAATAAAACTCTGCCACGGGGTGCTAATGGAAGATTTGTTACTATGAAACCTAGGACACCAACTGTAGCTGCTAggtaatttacataatacatattctGATCAAATGATAAGACAGGGCCATTAATTCTTCAAGTAAAAACTGAAATCTGTCTAAGAACAGCAATTCGGACGGCTTGGGCTGATGTAtctgtcgcagccaactagcttaattagctgttcaattaacagcctagccggttaactagcggcctgaaagatgttcAGCCAGTTGATCAAACAGCTAGGCTGTTTGACTTGACTCAATGAcgtttcattacttgcctagcatgttgactgttaatttaaatttaattccactTTGTGCCACTTCCAAATTCGAAACGAAACTCTTCAAACTGTCAATTATATAGCGTCGGCAAACCACAACTTTGATGGTGTTTTCCAAAGTTTCATAAAAAACAACAAGTACAAAGGAAGAGTgtagtgacaataataatgtgaatttcaatttaagaaatattttcttatgaaatatgttttatttgtttttttttctcctctctttaaataattactatgcaacgaatggcctaagcattagccagccagtttattaaatgttttaacaaacgctacggctaaatatatttcaggccgctagtaaaatggcgccgtttagttaaaaggctagcctgttaattgaacggctaattaagctgaCTGCGACATATCGATAATAATAGTAGTGACctagttttgttttattttacaaaaactgtATATTGCTAGGTTCCATACTACCGCAGAGTACTAGCTAAATGCTCTTTATTTTAGGTTTTCAGACAGTCTCCAACAACTACTAGAATCAATGTCACGCTGCAACCCCTGGTTCGTTCGATGCATCAAACCTAACTCCGAGAAGTCACCGATGAAATTTGACATGCCCTGTGTCCTTGCTCAACTCCGGTATACAGGCATGTTGGATACCATTAGAATCAGACAGATGGGATATCCCATACGTATTCCCTTCCAAGTGTTTCTGGAAAGATACAGGttagtaaaattttagtttagtaatgttaatcttattttattcatttatttacacttcgttaccatacatttaaaaaaaactaaaaaaaggcaggttacataagttattaggcaacgggcggccttaacGCTAACAAGCGaattcttccaggcaaccctaatgtggaacaataaaaaaagaaacacctgcAGAGGGTaaaaagtacaagaagtgcataataaattaacagaaaaaaaacctcaaaataacatgtaacaaatgtataaacaaaaatgtaaaagctaaTCCAAAGGTTAATTGAGTCACAACTACTcgtaatatacatataagtagtagctaattacgaggcagaagaaaat
Above is a genomic segment from Pieris napi chromosome 7, ilPieNapi1.2, whole genome shotgun sequence containing:
- the LOC125050777 gene encoding leucine-rich repeat extensin-like protein 3 — translated: MKSFGQVTDQVATMILLFITTILYAHVNCQYYASPYVVQSPSYGCSCCSPPVTLQAPPSPPIYVSLPAPSPFTVTPPPLPPMMIELPMPPPITLTPPPGPPMCITPPASPPITINPPPSPPLTINPPPLPPMCVTPPQQPPVFVTPPIPPPIFLELPLPPAFVIELPAPPPIVVQPPPLPPVMVQPPPLPPMPVQPPPPPPMMITPPNPPPICVQPPPPGPITFQPPPPEPMYVQPPSPCPINVQPPPLPPICVQPPSPPPMCIQPPPLEPFCLQPPPPAPICFQSGPPCSCGQPFSAQPTPIYL